The Raphanus sativus cultivar WK10039 chromosome 2, ASM80110v3, whole genome shotgun sequence DNA segment agaGTCAAACGGTCATATTTCCGGAAATGAACGCTGAGTAGGTAATAAATATCATCCTGCGCGTGCCAACGTTACGTATCCCAACAACGTACACTATCTATCAACCGTTAGATCTACACTTGAATCATCCAACGGCTACAAAAATATGACCGTTTGGAATAGAGCCGTTGGCTCCTCTTTATAAGAAGAGCTCTTCTCGCCTTCTTCACTTCATCAGTCTCTTTACGAAGAACAATAGCAAGAAGAGGTTAGAATctgcaagagagagagagagagagagagagagagcgattATGGCGAAGAGATCAAACAACATTCCCTGAACAAGTCAAGAggtatcttcttcttcacttcacCTCCTCTCAATTCTACGTACTGTAAACCTTAGTCTAGTTTGATTGATACGACTCGCTTGGCTTAACTCAGTCCCAGTTTGAGTATTCATATCTGATCTTGATTATATATGAATCGATTTGACTTTGTTAATCTGGGTTTAGTTTGATTTATGCGATTAGAGTTgtgaattattatttattgtctTCTAGGGTAAGAAGAGGAAGGGGCACTGTCTGCATTGCTCTTGCTTATGAATCATGTGAGGAGGAGCCACAGATCAGGATGTGGAGGTTCCCAAATGTTTCTTGGGATGACATTGGAGCCGAGGTGTCTTGAGAATGTCAAGAGAGGTAGGTAAACCGCTCTTTTCATTCTTGCACTTGGATCTGTACTTTGATCTAGATAATAACAGTAAGCTAATAAGCTGTGTGTGATTGTTTAAATAGAGACTGTTCAATACCCTGTGGAGATGGTCAGGAGGAGCTTGAGAGGTGAAAGGTGATGAAGAAGCCAAACACGGCTGGCTAAGCTGTTTGATGTGGAAGAAGAGAGCATGATGACATAAAGAGTAAGGAGTTCCACAAACATATATCTTTTGAAATTATGCTCCTCCGTATCCAAGAGCGAAGTTCTTCTTGCTTAGAAATGAGGAATGACCCTTTACTGTCTGAGATTTGAAAGACCTTCAAGTTAGAAATGAGGAATGGACCTTTACTTGTGTCACTCTCTCAGGATGATAGTTTTAATCGATTCTCAGTTATAGATTGATTGTGTAGCCGGTTTATGGTCGTCGTTTTAACTAGTATAGTTGGTATGTATGGCCTCTTGTAGAAATCGTCTCTCGAGTATTTGACCACATAAAATAAGCTTGGATAGGTCTTATATGTAAGCTTGTACTCTGAAATCAGTTTGGACAGCAGATCATGTTGTTGTAAGAATGATAGTGTATCTCTCTCCTCTTCTGCCAGTGTATAAATTAATTTGATGGAGTCTGTGTAAAACTAGAAATGGTTATTACGCTAGTAGATATGTCTGGAACTGATGGATCAACGGAGAGTTGGGAAGAATGTCTGCCACCCCGGTAGTAATTGCCATAATTATGTAATTGCCATAATTATGCCACGACTCGGCATTGGGTAACATATGCAGCACTTCTAAAAGTTAAGTCAATGACATATTTTTACTTCAGTAGTGCCTTTTCAAGAGCTGTTTCATGTGCCATCTTCTGTATTTGGAGTGTAGGATTGTGGAAAAGACCCATTCGGTGTTTGTTTATTCTTCTAGTACATAAAGTTGTAACTAGATGCCATAGAAATATAGGCTACTGTTCTGTTCTATCTTTCTACACAAGAAAAGTTTCGGTCTTGTCAATATGAGTTGAGTTGTTGTCTGTGTCCATCTTGTGTAGATTATTTCTCTTCCGTTAATTTATACAGTCACTCTGAGTTTCAGTTACTTTTCCTACTGGATCAACCGTGCTGTCCAAGTTTTCACAATTGGGTTAATGTGAATGCGGCATGCTATCCCAAGTAGACTGTTGTAAATAGATTAACACTGTTGCATAATGTGGTGAGTTTCaactctatatataatatagtttcaACTCTATATAAATGGTTCTTAATCTGCTTAAAGCAGATGAATGAATCAGATGTGATATTATTAAGTTACAGTACGAAGCTACTATATTCCTTttggaacaaaaaaaaggaataattaCAATGAAAAAATAAAGGAAGGGTTAAGAATGCTTTCAGAAGATCCAAGGATTTTCTCTTCCATATAATTCATCAGAGGCTACATATGTATTAAACACCACTGCCATATACCAAAGCTCTAACCTGATTTCTTCTGGAGAGAACACTATGATAACTATGATACACACTCATACACATATCTATGCTATCCTATTCCACTCATTTGAGGATGCAACTTCCTCTACCAGATTTGAGCATTAACTACAAACACACCGTGTTCATGGCAAATGCTCTTTGATCAAACTGAGTTCATAGTTCCACTAAAAATGTGCATGAAATATGTTTTGATACATAACCATCAAAAACCAAGTGCCAAGAGTAGTGTTCCTTTTGACTGTTTCAGAGGAACTCTACTAGAAGTTTTGGAAACACttccaccttttttttttaaatagaaacgAGAGTAAATAAATAGAAAGCAAAAAGCAGTGCTGAAACTACTGACTGAAATGTATTTTACAGCTGAGAAAAAAACAAGTAAGGAAAGAAACATCAGACGAATTGGATGTTGCACTTTGATGAAATTCTTGGGAGAGCCAGTAGATTATCTTTCAAGACCTGACTATTGTCGTCTTGTGCGTCAACACTCACTTTCACAGATTCAAGACATTTCAACTTTCCCAAAAAATGTCTCATCTGCTTCACCTCTTCTGAAGAAGCTCTGTAATCAGATATCTAAAGCACCTTCACTTGACATGTCAACAGACAACATAccacttcctcctcctcctttttaTGCTTTACAGGAGTGCAAGCGCATGCATCTCCACACTTATTTGTTACTCTGTGCACAAGTCCCTGAAACCATAGACCAATTAATTTTTGATATgggcagcaacaacaacaacaggaAGGAAAGAATGAGGGTTGATAACATATAATACCTTGATAGCAAAAGTGTGTAGACGTGGACAACTCTTGAGCAAAGCTGGCATTACTTGCCAACCTTTTTCTTTGTCACTCTCAATAGACAAATTGAGGAGGTTGTTGAGCACCGGCATGGATTTGCAACAGAAGTGAAACGtctgatttataataatatgatcacaacaacaaacaaacaaacattcatatatataaaagtgtGGGAGAGGGAAAATGGGAATCAatagcaagaagcaaaagaaggGAAACAAACCTCAAGGGAATGAGCAGACAAGTAAAGGGTGGGTAATGTTGGTTATACCCGCAACTAGCTTTGTAACATCACCATAGATAGGCATCTTttgttcatcatcatcaatgatataatcatcatcatcatcatcatcagaataATCATAATGGCTAGTTGACTCCTCCCATAACTTGAGATTGAGCCTGGCTTCGACGAGCAAATCCAAACCATCACAGTCATGGTATTCAAAGACAAAAGAAGAGTAGTCAAGGTAGACAAGACTTGGTAGACTGAAAAGCATAGTGTCGTGATCCTTTTGAGAATCAGGAAGATGGGTAAAAAGCACAAGACGCTTGATCCCTTTCAATCCAAGGAGATAGTAACTCAGGAAAAAATCTTAGCTTTGCTTGCTtggcaagagagagagagctgagaGGTTTGCTTCGACGATGGAGTCCACGAGAAGGGGCAAGAGAGAGAGCTGAGCTAAAAACACAAATTATacgatcaaatatatatatttgtgttccaaaaaaaaaaggtaatcAATCAAGGCCGGCGGCGTCTGACCCTGTGAAGCGGCGGAGTTAGTCGGCATCTGTATGTCTCCGTATTAATTAAAAGAAGAGTAGAATTACCCGTTATATAAACAGCAAAAacatatacttatatatatatatatatatatatataaattatatatataaatcaaggCATTTACGATTTTTTTGCATATTCTCGATATTGTATTTTCTTTCTTATTCACGtgttattttgttataatgTTATGTGATTCACCTAGCTAGATATAAGGAACAAAGAAGTTTGATATGAATTGTGTTGGATTCATAAGGCGTCAAATCATCTTAGGAGACTTGCTCAGCCAATAGGTACTTGCTAAATGAAGACAAACaatcaataaaaatgtttaGACCGATTTTAACTATTCTCATACAGTGACTCTCACATCACATGAAACACTTGGCTTCAAGGGATAAATGCTCAGGCCTCCCATCCCTTGTTCTCCTGATGACACCTTTGCAGACAACACCGCACCTTGTTCTGAAGGTGATGTAGAAGACTGCATTATCCAGCCACAAGTTTTTCATCGAGTCGACGACAACTTCTTTGGTTTGAACAGTTATCTTTAGCAGCTCAAATGGCTTTCCATACTCAAACATGAACTGCAAAACAGGACAACACCAAGAAGAGACCCATTATAGCCTTAATATACACAAATTCCACACGTTTAAGtctttttgaaaaaggaaaaaaaaaactcacaggGTTCGTCCGCTTCTTGGTGTACCAGGCTAGTTCAGCGTAAAGATGAAGCCATTCTTTGGCTTGTTCCACCTCTGATTCTTTCATCTGAGAAAAAATGACCaatttcagcaaaaaaaaaaaaaagaagaagaagctgggaAATAAAGAGCAAAAGGGAGGGGCTCATGAGACCTCGTAGTACTGCAGCTTACTGTCACCAGACAACCAATCAGGCATGTTACCTTTGAATAGTTCATCCACGGAGAGTATGTCAAATCCACTTTCCTCCTCCTCTGAggtaacataataaaaaaaaaaaaaatagaggcttttttagattttttttttttaaaaaaaaaaaggaaccaTAAACAAGTATAAGACCACTCTCGCAATTAGTTAGTTTACCTGGAGTAGGTGGGGGCAAGGGTCTGCAGCGGGATGTAATAACATGGAAGCAATCTTTGTATTCAGAGGGATACCAAACTTTTGTTTCAAACTTGCAAAGGCATTTTCTGGCTGGATCACATGCATCTAATGTCAACACTCCGGTGTGCTCAGCTACTTGAGGCACATGCAAACGTTCAAACTCAGTcccctaccaaaaaaaaaaaaaaatttaatattttcacaataaataaatcaacaaaatatatatatttggtagGCAAGAAGGAGTAACAAACATTACGTTTTCGAGATTGTAGCAATGAAGTCCAATTTTAGCGCAGAGCAGTGGCTCCGCATACACAGCATCTCTACGGCTGCTGTAAGGCAAAACCAAGTGACCGCCGGGAGGAGTGGGAGTATAAGTTACTGGACAAGGAGGAGGAATAAACGGAGGATGACTGGACAAGTCTAAATCTGGTGTAGAGATCATCGGAGTATATGATGGTGATATCATTAAATCCGGTGATATAACAGCAACAATATCCTccttcattaaaaaaaaagaaagaatccaATTACTAACATAAAGTAATCCATTTACCGGATTGTAAGGGATATACTAATACCTCTTCAGAACTAGGAAGGTGCAAGTTTTCAAGCTCTGCCTCGGCCTCCTTAATGGGAATTGGCTCTTGTTGTTGCGGAGGAGGTTTACAAACTGTGAAAGTGCAAAGCCAAACACAAACTTTAGTCCTtcaaagaacatatatatatatatatatatatatatatagggatttaattgcaaaaaaaaaatacctctAACAGAGTTTAATGATCCAGGAAACTGTTTGTGCGGTGGTAAAATAAATTCGAAGGGTGTTGTATATCCCTTAATCGGCTTGTAACTTGGTAGAACAACATCGAGTTCCTTCAAATGATAATAATATCCACccattaaatacaaaaatactGAAAGAGAGAAAAGGACAACTAAAGAAACAATCCGATCACCTTAACACGCGAGGTGTCACTGTCTGCTTCCTTCATCACCACGTAAGACATTCTCGCAATTTTACAGGGCTAGATTCAACTGAACCCTAATTTCGAAGAGAGACGTGAATCGTAGATAACAACATACAACGTTTATAAAAACTGATTCCCCGTAAATTTGTTCAATTTGGACCGGTATTggacttttcaaaaaaaataaaaagcccAAAAACTTTAGTTGGTTACGAAGTGGTATATAAAAAATCGATCAGACCAAATACGAATTAACAAAAGACCCTATGAGAAAAACAATATCCCCCTAGACCAGACAGAATGGAATAGGGGAAAAGGCCAATTAGTTTTGCAGGAAGCGGAGAGCTGGAAGTTGGCACAGTGTGAAGCAGAAGTAACCGAGCTCGACGTTGAAGTTGATCACCCGGAGAGTACTAATACCGAGTTCAGCAGCAAGACCTGGGAAGATGGAGATGTCAGGTGGACGCCTCCTGGACTAATGATCGAGCAAAATCTTTTGGCTAAAATCTTCAAAGTCTATTTTTTTCCaatcacatttttaaaatttaaagtccTCAAAGTCCTAAATTTTTTTACAGTCCACTTCAGGGTTTGCATAGATTCTTTTGGTCAGGTCTCGCTTTCTCGAGATACTGATTGGATGTTCCTCCTCACTCCTCAGTCTTCATCTCAAAAGGTTCATCATATAAATGTTCCTTCTttgctcaaaaagaaaaataaaaaaactaaacttatTCCTTCTCTTATAGTCATTTTCAATGCACATCTACAATGGAAGATGTGACTCTAACAGTTACAATGCCCAAGAAAGGTAACTGGTAAGGGGATTTCTGGTTTAAATattgaggaagaggaagaaacagaggaaaaacagagcaagaagatgaaaaaacagaggaaataaCTGAACCAAAACGATGACCCTAGTTAAAGTTGATACAtacatttttcttgttttgtattatgtttttcttttgtgccAATGATTGTTCACTTCTTATAttggaacaaaagaaaaaaaaagaagaaaaaaacatgtgcAAACCTTAACTTAGTTTCATTGTTcaatatgaaaagaaaattttagcaataaaagaagatgaaaagaaaagGCAAAAGCTAGTGGTTACTTGCTTCACAAGGCAGCAAGAGAGGAAAGAAGAAGTTCATAGTTCATACAAATCTTCTGCTTCTTAAATTCAACAATTGTTAGCTAAGAAGCTTAAACAACGAGTAgcctttccaaaagaaaaaaatagaagtaGCAGTCTGCGGAGCAAGTAAGACCAAAACCAACGATGGTTTCAGAACACACGTGAAATCTAAAAGTCTGACATCAAAGAGAATGCACCAATCTCAAAGATTGTGGATAATCTCAACATAAGAGCCTCTCCAAGACTTGGGGAAGAACTAGAAGAAAGAATTTGCATGCacattattttagattttgtctGAATTTTCCCTTTCTTGGTAATAAACCTCTCAAACTTCTATTATTGCTAATTAGCCCTTCAAAGTTCTATATTATTGCTCAGTAGGCTTTCAAACTTTTGTCATCGCATGTGTCTTCGAGTTTGTAAAGGGGCGACCTTATTGGCCTTTGATTTCTTGTGAGACAAAAAGTAACCACTAAACATACATGTTATGTGCACACATCACATGCATACATAAGATTTTAACGTTAATCCTTCTGTGCTAAACCAGATAGAGAGCTAACCATATGATACGAAGTCTAGAGACACAATTACAGAATCTTTGGGGATAAAAATGGACACAAAAAAGCTTATCATATCTTAATTAGAAACAACTACGATGATTCGACAAGGCGTTAAATTAACTTTAAATACTTGCTAGACAGAATGACAAACGTTACTTGATTACTCTTAACGACTCTAACATGACATGAAACACTTGGCTTCAAGGGATAAATGCTCTGGCCTCCCATCTCTTGTTCTCCTTATGATACCTTTGCAGACATCACCGCAACTTGTTTTGAAGCTTATGAAGAAGACTGCATTATCCAACAGCTTGACCTCTTTCATTGAGTCGACAACTCCTCTGGTTTGAATAATAACATTCCCCAGCTCCAGTGGCTTTGAATGCTCAAACATGAACTGCAACATAACACAACACCAAGAAGAGATTCATTATAACCTAACAGATtcccttctctttttttctaaGCCTTTTTGTTTTGGATACTCACCGGGTCCGTCTGCTTCTTAGTGTACAAGGCTAGTTCAGCGTAAAGATGAAGCCATTCTTTGGCTTGTTCCACCTCTGATGCTTTCATCTGGagaataaataatatacaatgtCAGCAAAAAAAGAGAAGCTGGGAATTAAAGAGCAAAAGGGAGGAAGGGGTTAATGACCTCGTAGTATTGCATCAGCTGCGTACTAGTGGCATAGTCATCAGGCAACCAATCGGGCAAGTTGCCCTTGAAAAGCTCATCCACGGAAAGTGTGTCAAATCCACATTGGAATCCATCTTCCCCTGTGGTAGACATGACCAACAAAGTAAAGTTGTTAGATCTTCTAATCCTTGAATCTCAGGATTCAGAGACCTATGTTATATTTAGGTAATAGCTTCTCTGTTCTCACTTGCGAATAAAAGGTCGTTACTCAGAACAAGGTTTTAAAAATCTGCAATACAATAAACATagaaaatcatttttcaaaTCCAGACAAACAATAAGCGTTGATCAGGTCAGAGTAGAAAAACATAACAATAATTAAAAGAGCTTATGATCCATAACTGTGGTCTCACTCCCACAGAATACTCAATTCGTAGGATGAGTTGTCTGGCTGCCAAATCACCCTCCTGAAAGTccaaagaagaaagataaaTCTGAGTGAAACTAAGAATTCTTCAAAGTAAGAAGTGAGATAAGAACTCTGTCATACCAAGAGATCTATctagtttcattttattttctccttttcctcttcttccttatATAACACCTTCGGGGTATACGTACTGGCCAGGTAGCAAAAATGGGTCTTCAAGATATCACCTTAAAGATAAAGTGttaaatgatacaaaattttGGTATTCAGAACCCTTATtgtaaaattaattgaattacAGTGCTTCAATTGGGTTTTTCACAGGTGCCGTGATTGCTACCCATTGATCTTCCACCCCAACCATATCTTCACCCTATTAGTATTAGAAATAAGATGCAAAATTTAAACTTACACATACCTCGGCCATTGTTAAATATGCATACTGAACTTGATTGTGGTACTCGACAATAGTGATATCAGATACTGGTTGGGCAGCTAGCAGAAGCCGAAGCTTCTTGCTCTTAACAAATCCTATCACTTTATAGAAGAGGTTCCATGATTAAAGTGGGATGGTTCTAGTTTGTTTCACACTACCATAGAGAAATTAGAAGAGgaaaatgtttttctttcaaTGGTAACAGAAAATGAATGGGTGAAATCATGGGACCCGTGAAAAAACAACTTGAACACGGTAATTCTCTTAATTTCCAATTAAGAGTTCTATGTATCTTTACTCTTTTAACATCCTTTGTATTCAATAGATATTTGCTGGGCATTTGTCACCGCTGAGCTTGTGAGCGCCATGAGACACATCTGCATACACTACAAAAACACCATGTTGCCGGATGCATTCCCATCTTTGAACCAGACTACAGCTGTATTAGTGACGTAAGTGTATAATTTCAGTTCTTTCTTTTGTGTCTTAATTCTTTTTTCTTGCTCATAACAATTCATTCATGTTAATCTTGTAGCAAGTGTT contains these protein-coding regions:
- the LOC108830999 gene encoding UPF0725 protein At2g20620, translating into MAEGEDMVGVEDQWVAITAPVKNPIEALRVIWQPDNSSYELREDGFQCGFDTLSVDELFKGNLPDWLPDDYATSTQLMQYYEMKASEVEQAKEWLHLYAELALYTKKQTDPFMFEHSKPLELGNVIIQTRGVVDSMKEVKLLDNAVFFISFKTSCGDVCKGIIRRTRDGRPEHLSLEAKCFMSC
- the LOC108840591 gene encoding UPF0725 protein At2g20620-like, coding for MSYVVMKEADSDTSRVKELDVVLPSYKPIKGYTTPFEFILPPHKQFPGSLNSVRVCKPPPQQQEPIPIKEAEAELENLHLPSSEEEDIVAVISPDLMISPSYTPMISTPDLDLSSHPPFIPPPCPVTYTPTPPGGHLVLPYSSRRDAVYAEPLLCAKIGLHCYNLENGTEFERLHVPQVAEHTGVLTLDACDPARKCLCKFETKVWYPSEYKDCFHVITSRCRPLPPPTPEEEESGFDILSVDELFKGNMPDWLSGDSKLQYYEMKESEVEQAKEWLHLYAELAWYTKKRTNPFMFEYGKPFELLKITVQTKEVVVDSMKNLWLDNAVFYITFRTRCGVVCKGVIRRTRDGRPEHLSLEAKCFM